The proteins below are encoded in one region of Cumulibacter manganitolerans:
- a CDS encoding Rv3235 family protein, producing MRAVHLCRVRDGVLEATAVIQHGPHVRAMNARFVGLDQRWQCVSLQLV from the coding sequence GTGCGCGCGGTGCACCTGTGCCGGGTGCGCGACGGCGTGCTGGAGGCCACCGCGGTGATCCAGCACGGGCCGCACGTGCGGGCGATGAACGCCCGGTTCGTGGGGCTCGACCAGCGCTGGCAGTGCGTGAGCCTGCAACTCGTCTAG